The nucleotide window ACGCAGACTTAAAGTGATTGCTGGCTTTACAGAAAGAGTAAAACATTTTTCAATGTGTTGCTTTTGTTGTGCACACTTGAGATGTTGGAAACAAACTTTGGCATTTAATCAATTTAGGTGAAGTACAGTTTCAAAAGTTGGAGATCAGGGGAACACCACCCAGCACCATCCATCAAAAACACTCAGACACCAAACGAGCGCAGGCCGTCTACAAACGACAGCGAGGTGagcttttcttattattattatcatcagtctTTTTTAAATTGTGAAATTAATTTGGGAGGCTAATGGCCAACTTAAGCTGACTAAGATATGTTTGTAGGCCAAGGAGATGTTTGTTACCCCAGCAGTCTCCTCCAGCAAGCAGGCAATTACAAGAAGTCCACCAATGAAAATCCTAAACAAAAAGCAATGGCCGATGTCAACAGAAAGAACGAAACACGGCAAAGGAACAAACATGCTGTAAAAAAGTCATACGTCTGAGTTTTTAGTGCTTATAAGAGAGATCTACTTTTTGCTTTGCAATGTACAGCGAAGAACGTTGTaaatttacattacttttattataGCTTTTTAACAGAAATGTATTGAAGATTTTTAGCCTTTTGAGATTTTATACGTTTTACCTCAGACAGCACTGACaatatttttaatgatcacatttaaaacatgtaaataagAGCTTAAAAATAAACTATGGTTAAGAATGaatttgtttttgtcattatCGAGTCAACTCCTAATtctggaaaaataaatacaaaaacatggCTGTATAATGGTCAAAAAAATCAATCCACCATCCACAAATAATCTTCTGTTACTTATGATTCATATCTGTGGTCTAGTATGAGCACCAAAATGTTTTACTGGTTATACTATAATTTAATATTCATCCCTTCATTTTCcgtgggcttagtcccttatttatcaggggtcgtcacagcgaaatgaatcaccaactattccagcatatgttttacgcaggggatgcccttccagccgcaactcagtactggaaaaTGCCCTATAAGTTCATTctcacccatacactacggccaatttagcttatccaattcacctattgcgcatgCATTTGGACTggtgggcgaaaccggagcacccggaggaagcttacatcaacactgggagaacatgcaaactccacacagaaatgccaactgaccaagccgggactcgaaccagtgaccttcttatgATCAATGATTCAATATGATCGaattaaagagcaacaagtaataTTTCAGGTGTGAACGTTCATTTTGGTTGCTCCAAGGAGATTGCATGAGTCACTTATTTAATCAGCTTAACTAAATTTACAAATTAACAATAGAGCAAACTGAGGCCTGATCAATCACATCATTGTTTGATAATGTATCACCATAACTATCAAATAAGTACGCTGAAGTGTAATTTAATTGTAAGTAAGGACAGATTATTGTATCAGCATACCACAGCATGTACTGTAATATGCTTTTGTGATATTTTAAGTACTGTTGCCTTCATCTCAGTTAAAACCAGCCTACATGGTCATTCTCTGAGCTCCGGCAGCAACAAGGCATTTTAACCCACAGGTCTgctgctcactagatattttctctttttcattccctgtaaatgtttgaaaatcccagtagatcccCAGATTCTGAAATACCCAGTGTTGACAGGCACCTAAAAAGATATTTAACtcataaatgaaaattctgtcatcattttctcaccttttacttgttttaGACCTTCacagctggaaacctgtaaccagtgACTTCTATAGcaattgtttttcctactatgggaaTCAATGGGTTTTggctttcttaaaaatatctgcttttgtgagatatatccagctgcagaccccCAGACCCAAATACACATTCCAGCAAACACAATTCAGGACACATGATCAAGGCAGGGCCGAACAATATATGGTTAACGACGAATCCGTCTTCTATTTATTCTTGTTTAAGGATGACTACCTCCTTAAGTGTATTATCGCCACCTATCACAAAATATGGCGATCAAGATCGTCCATGTTTGTGGACAGTTTAGAGGTTCccatttctgtcattatttcattattatattgttaCAATCATTTTAACATCTGTGCAGTTTTGGTACTCACATTATGtaactaaaaataattagttaaaacaCTAATGACTATTATTTGGTTACGCAAATAAATACTATCCAATCGCtggagtgaaatataaatatagtgttatacatgTATTGAAtgtaaaaagatttattttacataaagatGTAATATAGCCTATACATAtgaacttgctattatttccttcataaTATTGaatgcattatatttattaaacctgTCCAATTTAGATTGTTTATATAGCTCTAAAAAATGTTTCAGAAAAGCCAGCAAATGAATATCTGCTATACTGACTCATCTTTGACGACTGATAGtaaactgttcagtctattatattgaatggcgatcggaaacaacGTTCCTCATTCACCTCATCTCATTCACGCCATATTTGTAAAATAGTATATACACTATTGTCTATTGtgtacactatttattaacaatatatatgtataaaatattttgatGACAAGGTCCGagaagacgttaataacattaacattcgtcgtaaccatatatggttctcccctgcctagattgtgtgtcctgGATTGTGCGTGCTGAAACGTGtgtgggtctgcagctggatattattgtgtTTCTGTTCAACCTGACAAAGAAACTcataaggtttggaaccacttgaaggtcagtaaatagtgagtaaattaaaaCTTCTCTGTGAACTAGctctttaaattacttttcttttcTCCATTCTGTTCCTCAGtttattgggtaggctaaattgtccgcagtgtatgagtgtgaatgagtatgcatggatgttacccagagatgggttgtggctggaagggcatccactgcgtaaaaacgtgcagaataagttggcggttcattccgctgtggcgaccccggattaataaagggactaagccaaaaataaaatgaatgaatgtttctcagTTTGAactttaacaattttttattgaccatgtctaaatgcctaaatgcacCATTAGATTTTACTGATTAAATATCTGCATCCAACTGAACACTGAATAGACGAGTGTATTTTTTTAGCTGCTAGAATTTAGAACatatatttaaagtaataaatCCATCATAATACATTATTCACTGGAACAGTCTGTGTTTAGATGTGTGTTATTGCTTCTTCACATGAGAACAACCCCTCCAAAATCCCACTCAATCTCAAGGATTAAAATAACCATGGGAAACAGAAAAATAGAATAACTCGTAAGtgtttttggttttctttttcattctgaaCTCGACACTGCAAGTCTGCCCGGCTGTTTTTAGCTGTGGTTTCCTGTGAATACTTGTGATACTTTTAGTTGAACCGTCTGGAATAACAGCATATGATTTAGTCCCGGCTGAAAGGCGGAGCGATTTTCCTGTGTTCACACCCTACTGTGAGTTTACATATGTAACTTCAAGCATTCCTGCCTCCTGAGAGATTTGCAGTGAAACATTCTGAAACGTGGAGCACAAAAGGACAAAATATGGGTGAGTTATTGATCATGTTTTGTGTGTGGACATTTCTAAATTGAGACTTTAAAAGATCGTgcagttatttatatatttatgatgttTCCCCCTAGAATTCCCAACTTGACTTATTTCAGAGATGATGTTACACATTCAAGATGGGATCCATTACAGACAGATTTCCAGTGAAAATGGTGAGGCAGCTGCAGTTTTTCCTTCTGTTGGGAACATTGTTTATCATATTCTTCATTATAATTCACTGGGATGATGTGAAAGATGGGACTTTTTATCTGCACGCAGCTTTATCAACACCTGCGCTCCCAGCAAGTGTTGTGTTCTCTGAACGTTGGACAAGCGAGGATTTGTTTATCTGGAAAGAGTCGAGCAGGTCAGTCAAACCAAACCTGACAATCATCTCAGCTCATCCAAACAATCTAACGCACATGTTCATGCAGTCTTCCTCCAAAAACCTCAAACTTCGTCAAGCACGTCGCAAACGTATAATAAAAGAACTTTGTCAAGCCAACAGCAGTTTGATTTTCCCTGGAAAATTTAGGACATTTGACCAAATTCCAAGCAAAGAGCTGGACCATCTCATTGTGGACGATCGTCACGGTGTGATTTACTGTTTTGTACCCAAGGTAGCTTGTACCAACTGGAAACGAATCATGATTGTGCTCAGCCAGAAGCTGAAGGCACCTGATGGAGCTCCATATCTGGATCCCCTTGACATACCTTCAGCTTTATCCCATAATGCTACTGTGCATTTGACATTTAACAAGTTTTGGAGGCTTTTTGGTCATTTTTCACGTCCTCTGATGCATCACAAGCTGAAGAACTACACTAAGTTCCTCTTTGTACGGGATCCTTTTGTACGACTGATTTCTGCTTTCCGGAACAAGTTTGCTCTGCCAAATGAGGATTTCTACAAACAGTTCGGCTCCACAATGCTTCAGCGTTATGCTAATATTTCTCAGCCCCCCACTTCGGCTCAAGAGGCCTTCAGTGCAGGCATCAGACTGTCCTTTACTCACTTCATTAAGTATCTGTTAGATCCACAGACTGAGAAGGAGAAGCCGTTCAATGAGCATTGGCAGCAGATGCACAGACTTTGCCATCCATGCCAAATTGACTATGACTTTGTTGGGAAACTAGAAACTCTTCATGAGGACACAGAACATTTGCTGAAGATTCTTGGACTCAGTAATCAGATTCGTTTCCCCCCAGGGTACCGTAATAGGACGGCTGTAAAATGGGAGCGGGAATGGTTTGCAAACGTTTCAGTAGCAGACAGGAGAAAACTTTACAGTCTCTATGAAGCAGATTTCAGATTGTTTGGATACAACAAACCTGAAACGCTTTTCTAATGCTGTTGAAAATAAAGGTTCCAAAAGGGGGTTATTACAGGAGTGCAACAGAAGAACCATTTGGGTTCCTAAAAACTTACAGTAAACATAAGAActaatttgtgcatttttttatttccacAATAAAGAATCTTTCACATTTGGAATTTAAGAGTTCCACATGGAtaactaattcatttattttccttcggcttatgcCGAGTTCGGACTGTACGATTTTCAAAGCAGTggcgtcacagatgttttcac belongs to Danio rerio strain Tuebingen ecotype United States chromosome 1, GRCz12tu, whole genome shotgun sequence and includes:
- the chst12b.1 gene encoding carbohydrate sulfotransferase 12-like, translated to MMLHIQDGIHYRQISSENALSTPALPASVVFSERWTSEDLFIWKESSRSVKPNLTIISAHPNNLTHMFMQSSSKNLKLRQARRKRIIKELCQANSSLIFPGKFRTFDQIPSKELDHLIVDDRHGVIYCFVPKVACTNWKRIMIVLSQKLKAPDGAPYLDPLDIPSALSHNATVHLTFNKFWRLFGHFSRPLMHHKLKNYTKFLFVRDPFVRLISAFRNKFALPNEDFYKQFGSTMLQRYANISQPPTSAQEAFSAGIRLSFTHFIKYLLDPQTEKEKPFNEHWQQMHRLCHPCQIDYDFVGKLETLHEDTEHLLKILGLSNQIRFPPGYRNRTAVKWEREWFANVSVADRRKLYSLYEADFRLFGYNKPETLF